One Arthrobacter sp. FW306-07-I genomic window carries:
- a CDS encoding M20 metallopeptidase family protein: MPIRDDAQDLQGDLTRLRHDLHRQPEIGLHLPRTQEKVLEALEGLPYEITLGKETTSVTAVLRGGAGSTSGEDAKPRPAVLLRADMDGLPVQEKSGVDFTSQADGAMHACGHDLHTSMLAGAATLLAEKRHQLNGDVVLMFQPGEEGFDGASYMLREGVLDAAGTRVSAAYGMHVFSSLEPHGTFCTKPGVMLSASDGLEVTVLGAGGHGSAPHSAKDPVTVAAEMVTALQVMVTRQFNMFDPVVLSVGVLHAGTKRNVIPESARIEATIRTFSEASRLKMMDAVPRLLKGIAAAHGVEVAVDYLQEYPLTITSEDETHTAEKVITELFGERRLSRWATPLSGSEDFSRVLAEVPGTFVGLSAVAPGDDHDASPFNHSPYATFDDGVLADGAALYAELAISRLAALANAS, encoded by the coding sequence GTGCCCATTAGAGATGACGCCCAAGACCTACAGGGAGACCTGACCCGCCTGCGCCACGACCTTCACCGGCAGCCGGAAATCGGGCTCCACCTCCCCCGCACCCAGGAGAAGGTCCTTGAGGCGCTGGAGGGGCTCCCGTACGAGATCACCCTGGGCAAGGAGACGACGTCGGTCACGGCAGTGCTGCGCGGAGGCGCCGGTTCCACTTCGGGCGAGGACGCAAAGCCCCGCCCTGCCGTCCTCCTCCGCGCCGACATGGACGGGTTGCCCGTCCAGGAGAAAAGCGGAGTGGACTTCACTTCACAGGCTGACGGCGCCATGCATGCCTGCGGCCACGACCTGCACACCTCAATGCTCGCCGGGGCCGCCACCCTCCTGGCCGAGAAGAGGCACCAACTCAACGGCGACGTCGTCCTGATGTTCCAGCCCGGCGAGGAAGGCTTCGACGGCGCCAGCTACATGCTCCGCGAAGGCGTTTTGGATGCCGCCGGCACCCGGGTCAGCGCGGCCTACGGCATGCACGTGTTCTCCTCACTCGAGCCGCACGGCACATTCTGCACAAAGCCCGGCGTCATGCTCAGCGCCTCCGACGGCCTGGAAGTCACGGTGCTCGGCGCCGGCGGCCACGGCTCCGCCCCGCACTCCGCGAAGGACCCGGTCACCGTTGCCGCGGAGATGGTGACGGCCCTGCAGGTGATGGTCACCCGGCAGTTCAACATGTTCGATCCCGTGGTCCTGTCCGTGGGCGTACTGCACGCCGGCACCAAGCGGAACGTCATCCCGGAGTCGGCCCGCATCGAGGCCACTATCCGGACGTTCTCAGAGGCCTCGCGCCTGAAGATGATGGACGCGGTCCCGCGCCTGCTCAAGGGGATCGCCGCCGCGCACGGGGTGGAGGTCGCCGTCGACTACCTGCAGGAGTACCCCCTCACCATCACCAGCGAGGACGAAACCCACACCGCAGAGAAGGTGATCACCGAACTCTTCGGCGAGCGCCGCCTCTCCCGCTGGGCCACCCCGCTCAGCGGCTCGGAGGACTTCTCCCGGGTACTGGCCGAGGTGCCCGGCACCTTCGTGGGGCTCAGCGCCGTCGCACCCGGCGACGACCACGACGCCTCGCCGTTCAACCACTCACCGTACGCAACGTTCGACGACGGCGTGCTGGCTGACGGGGCCGCACTCTATGCGGAACTCGCCATCTCACGCCTGGCCGCCCTCGCCAACGCCTCCTAA
- a CDS encoding MFS transporter gives MSVAATKSRTGRMSTAKTVVGTGIGNAVEWYDWAIYATFTPFIASQLFSKEDPASAVLSTLAIFAVGFVARPFGGFLFGWIGDRIGRKSSMTLAVGLASLGSLMIGIAPTFASVGAFASLMLLAARLVQGLAHGGELPSSQTYLSEMAPREHRGFWATLIYTSGTVGILFGTLLGAVLNMALSTEAMNAWGWRIPSLIGAAMGLYALIMRSRLHETEAFQGEAATEKRAAIWPQVVRYRKQALQVIGLTVGLTVIYYIWGVVAPSYATTALKIDRGEALWASVVANIVFIAALPVWGKLSDRIGRKKVLWAGAIGSAVLHFPMTWLLKDSAWQLAVSMSVMLVFIAACAAIVPAVYAELFPTSIRTVGVGVPYSICVALFGGTAPYLQQWLGSSLGAPQVFNVYAVLLLVVSAAFVFTIPETKGKDLTH, from the coding sequence ATGTCAGTTGCAGCAACCAAGTCCAGGACCGGCCGCATGTCCACCGCCAAGACCGTCGTCGGCACCGGCATCGGCAACGCCGTCGAGTGGTACGACTGGGCCATCTACGCCACCTTCACCCCGTTCATCGCCAGCCAACTCTTCAGCAAGGAAGACCCGGCGTCGGCGGTGCTGTCCACCCTGGCGATCTTCGCCGTCGGCTTTGTGGCCCGGCCGTTTGGCGGCTTCCTCTTTGGCTGGATCGGCGACCGGATCGGCCGCAAGTCCTCAATGACCCTCGCCGTGGGCCTCGCCTCGCTGGGCAGCCTGATGATCGGCATCGCACCCACCTTCGCCAGCGTCGGCGCGTTCGCCTCCCTGATGCTGCTGGCAGCCCGGCTGGTCCAGGGCCTGGCGCACGGTGGTGAGCTGCCGTCGTCGCAGACGTACCTGTCGGAGATGGCACCCAGGGAGCACCGCGGCTTTTGGGCCACCCTTATTTACACCTCAGGGACGGTGGGCATCCTGTTCGGCACGCTGCTGGGGGCCGTGCTCAACATGGCACTGAGCACCGAGGCGATGAACGCCTGGGGCTGGCGCATTCCGTCCCTGATCGGCGCCGCGATGGGCTTGTACGCGCTGATCATGCGGTCGCGGCTGCACGAAACCGAGGCCTTCCAGGGTGAGGCTGCCACCGAGAAGCGCGCCGCGATCTGGCCGCAGGTTGTCCGCTACCGCAAGCAGGCCCTGCAGGTCATCGGGCTGACGGTGGGCCTCACGGTGATCTACTACATCTGGGGCGTGGTGGCACCGAGCTACGCCACCACCGCACTGAAGATCGACCGGGGCGAAGCATTGTGGGCCAGCGTCGTGGCCAACATCGTGTTCATCGCCGCCCTGCCGGTCTGGGGCAAGCTGTCTGACCGGATCGGCCGCAAGAAAGTCCTCTGGGCCGGCGCCATCGGCTCGGCGGTACTGCACTTCCCCATGACCTGGCTGCTGAAGGACTCAGCCTGGCAGCTGGCCGTGAGCATGTCCGTGATGCTGGTGTTCATCGCCGCGTGCGCAGCCATCGTCCCGGCCGTTTACGCCGAGCTGTTCCCGACGTCGATCCGTACCGTGGGTGTGGGCGTTCCCTACTCCATCTGCGTGGCGCTGTTCGGCGGGACGGCCCCGTACCTGCAGCAGTGGCTCGGCTCCTCGCTGGGCGCGCCGCAGGTGTTCAACGTGTACGCAGTGCTGCTGCTCGTGGTCAGCGCGGCGTTCGTCTTCACCATCCCCGAGACCAAGGGCAAGGACCTGACGCACTAG
- a CDS encoding MBL fold metallo-hydrolase — translation MLIPNVADGVHLITHANVNCYVIEDDHGVTLVDAGLPSMWPMLTQLLEERNRRPQDVKALVLTHGHFDHVGFALRAHKQWGIPVLVHAEDARLAAHPYRYKPQRNRFLYPFTHPKSLPALSRMAAAGALAVKGISDTKPLGTGVADAVTGRPDVVHTPGHTDGHCILHLPDRGVLLTGDALVTLDPYTGQAGPQIVASAATKDTGQALASLEAIAATGATTLLPGHGMPWKEGAEAAVREARRIGAH, via the coding sequence ATGCTTATCCCCAACGTCGCAGACGGTGTCCACCTGATAACCCACGCCAACGTCAACTGCTATGTGATTGAGGACGACCACGGCGTGACCCTGGTGGATGCCGGGCTGCCCAGCATGTGGCCCATGCTCACGCAGCTCCTGGAGGAACGGAACCGGCGCCCGCAGGACGTCAAGGCGCTGGTCCTCACCCACGGGCACTTCGACCACGTTGGCTTTGCCCTGCGGGCACACAAGCAATGGGGGATCCCGGTCCTGGTCCACGCGGAGGACGCCCGCCTGGCGGCGCACCCCTACCGCTATAAGCCGCAGCGCAACCGCTTCCTCTACCCCTTCACCCATCCCAAGTCGCTGCCGGCACTTAGCCGGATGGCGGCAGCCGGAGCCCTGGCCGTCAAAGGCATCTCCGATACCAAGCCGCTGGGCACCGGGGTGGCTGACGCTGTCACCGGCCGTCCTGACGTCGTCCATACTCCCGGGCACACCGACGGACACTGCATCCTGCACCTGCCGGACCGGGGCGTCCTGCTGACCGGCGACGCCCTGGTGACGCTCGACCCCTACACCGGCCAGGCCGGCCCGCAGATTGTGGCATCGGCCGCCACCAAGGACACGGGGCAGGCGCTGGCATCGTTGGAGGCCATTGCGGCAACGGGAGCAACCACGCTGCTGCCCGGCCACGGTATGCCCTGGAAAGAGGGAGCGGAAGCGGCGGTCCGTGAGGCACGCCGGATCGGCGCGCACTGA
- a CDS encoding LacI family DNA-binding transcriptional regulator: MSSRTIGIRDVAVAAGVSVTTVSHVLNDVPYARVSPETRKKVRSAAEQLGYGPNRLAQALRTQRTGMLGLVCEDMASTPHTGRIIVGAEEAAKARGYNLLIINASGAANLESRQADVGALLNRRVDGILYATADYRKVEFPANLGSVPAVLVGCEMGEPKVPAVVPDAEGGVRRALHALVGAGHTRVAFIHNAGDVPSTRRLVQSFRAALDEAGLDGGTAPVESGVPNVQGGYFAARRILSGEDRADMPTALFCHNDLMAMGAYRGAAELGLSIPGDLSVIGFADQGLVADSLYPALTTVETPHHGMAALAARLLIDAVEAKSDLSLLAAQPAMVDCTLMARDSVAAPPSQTT, encoded by the coding sequence GTGAGCAGCAGGACAATCGGCATCAGGGACGTGGCAGTGGCCGCAGGCGTGTCCGTCACCACGGTTTCCCATGTCCTGAACGACGTGCCGTACGCCAGGGTCAGTCCGGAAACCCGCAAGAAGGTGCGGTCCGCGGCGGAGCAGTTGGGGTATGGGCCAAACCGGCTGGCCCAGGCCCTGCGGACCCAGCGGACCGGCATGCTGGGTCTGGTCTGCGAGGACATGGCCAGCACGCCCCACACAGGCAGGATCATCGTGGGGGCGGAGGAGGCCGCCAAGGCCCGGGGGTACAACCTTCTGATCATCAACGCGTCAGGTGCGGCCAACCTTGAATCCCGACAGGCCGACGTCGGCGCGCTCCTGAACCGCCGCGTGGATGGCATCCTTTACGCCACCGCTGATTACCGAAAGGTGGAGTTCCCGGCGAACTTGGGCAGCGTGCCCGCCGTCCTGGTCGGCTGCGAGATGGGGGAACCAAAAGTCCCCGCGGTGGTGCCGGATGCGGAAGGTGGTGTACGCCGCGCCCTGCACGCTCTTGTTGGCGCGGGCCACACGCGCGTGGCCTTCATCCACAACGCCGGTGATGTTCCCTCAACCCGCCGACTGGTGCAGTCCTTCCGGGCCGCGCTTGACGAAGCAGGGCTCGACGGCGGCACGGCACCTGTGGAGTCAGGGGTCCCCAACGTGCAGGGCGGCTACTTCGCGGCCCGGCGCATCCTGTCAGGTGAAGACCGCGCCGATATGCCAACGGCACTGTTTTGCCACAACGACCTGATGGCGATGGGCGCCTACCGTGGGGCCGCCGAGTTGGGACTTTCCATTCCCGGTGACCTTTCCGTCATTGGCTTCGCTGACCAGGGGTTGGTCGCGGACAGCCTCTATCCGGCCCTGACCACTGTGGAAACGCCCCATCACGGAATGGCTGCCTTGGCAGCCAGGCTCCTGATTGACGCCGTTGAGGCGAAGAGCGACCTTTCCTTGCTTGCAGCGCAACCGGCCATGGTGGACTGCACACTGATGGCCCGGGATTCCGTCGCAGCCCCTCCAAGTCAAACAACCTAG